The Pseudomonas asiatica genome has a segment encoding these proteins:
- the minE gene encoding cell division topological specificity factor MinE, translating to MNLFDFFRGRQKTTSASVAKERLQIIVAHERGQRSEPDYLPALQKELLEVIRKYVNIGNDDVHIELENQGSCSILELNITLPDR from the coding sequence ATGAACCTTTTTGACTTCTTTCGTGGCAGACAGAAAACTACCAGCGCGTCGGTAGCGAAAGAGCGTCTACAGATCATCGTGGCGCACGAGCGCGGCCAACGCAGCGAACCGGACTACCTGCCAGCGCTGCAGAAAGAACTGCTGGAAGTGATCCGCAAATATGTGAACATCGGCAACGATGATGTGCATATCGAGCTGGAAAACCAGGGTAGCTGCTCGATTCTGGAACTGAACATCACCTTGCCGGATCGCTGA
- a CDS encoding glycine betaine ABC transporter substrate-binding protein, giving the protein MAAITRMRRFLGVGTAMVLAMSAAQAMAKEVSIGYVDGWADSVATTNVAAEVIKQKLGYDVKLQAVATGIMWQGVATGKLDAMLSAWLPVTHGEYWAKNKDNVVDYGPNFKDAKIGLIVPEYVKAVSIADLKTDDTFKQKIVGIDAGSGVMLKTDQAIKDYDLTGYKLQASSGAAMTAELGRAYAKQQSIAVTGWVPHWMFAKWKLKFLEDPKGVYGASETVNSIGSKELATKAPEVAEFLKKFNWQSKDEIGEVMLAIQEGAKPEAAAKDWVAKHPERVKEWTGK; this is encoded by the coding sequence ATGGCTGCTATTACAAGAATGCGACGTTTCCTGGGTGTGGGCACCGCCATGGTACTGGCCATGAGTGCGGCACAGGCAATGGCCAAAGAAGTCAGCATTGGTTACGTGGATGGTTGGGCTGACAGCGTGGCGACCACCAACGTGGCCGCCGAAGTGATCAAGCAGAAACTCGGCTACGACGTGAAGTTGCAGGCCGTGGCCACCGGGATCATGTGGCAGGGCGTGGCAACCGGCAAGCTCGATGCCATGTTGTCGGCCTGGTTGCCGGTGACCCATGGCGAGTACTGGGCCAAGAACAAGGACAACGTGGTCGACTACGGCCCGAACTTCAAGGACGCCAAGATCGGCCTGATCGTCCCTGAGTACGTCAAGGCGGTGAGCATTGCCGACCTCAAGACCGACGACACCTTCAAGCAGAAGATCGTCGGCATCGACGCCGGCTCCGGCGTAATGCTCAAGACCGACCAGGCCATCAAGGACTACGACCTGACCGGTTACAAGCTGCAGGCCAGCTCTGGCGCGGCGATGACTGCGGAACTGGGCCGTGCCTATGCCAAGCAGCAGTCGATTGCGGTGACCGGCTGGGTACCGCACTGGATGTTCGCCAAGTGGAAACTGAAGTTCCTCGAAGACCCGAAAGGCGTGTATGGCGCCTCGGAAACCGTGAACAGCATCGGCAGCAAGGAACTGGCCACCAAGGCCCCGGAAGTGGCAGAGTTCCTGAAGAAGTTCAACTGGCAGTCGAAGGACGAGATTGGCGAAGTGATGCTGGCTATCCAGGAAGGCGCCAAGCCTGAAGCGGCGGCCAAGGACTGGGTGGCCAAGCACCCTGAGCGCGTGAAGGAGTGGACTGGCAAGTAA
- a CDS encoding MlaA family lipoprotein, whose protein sequence is MVNKLLFATALFAAGQALAAETAPRASVIEADPQVTEAPLAPEADGFVDPLRELKFNPGLDQREFERSTLQALNVYDPLESINRRVYHFNYRLDQWVLLPMVSGYQYVTPRFVRTGVTNFFNNLGDVPNLFNSVLQLKAKRSAEITARLMFNTIIGVGGLWDPATKMGLPRQSEDFGQTLGFYGVPDGPYLMLPVLGPSNLRDTTGLVVDYAGEQAINYLNVAEASSDHPEISVLRVVDKRYSTKFRYGQLNSPFEYEKVRYVYTQARKLQIAE, encoded by the coding sequence GTGGTTAACAAACTCCTCTTCGCCACTGCCCTGTTCGCCGCCGGCCAGGCCCTGGCAGCCGAAACCGCCCCCCGGGCCAGCGTGATCGAGGCCGACCCGCAAGTCACCGAAGCACCACTGGCGCCCGAGGCCGATGGTTTCGTCGACCCGCTGCGCGAGCTGAAATTCAACCCGGGGCTGGACCAGCGCGAGTTCGAGCGCTCCACCCTGCAAGCGCTGAACGTGTACGACCCGCTGGAGTCGATCAACCGGCGCGTCTATCACTTCAACTACCGCCTGGACCAATGGGTGCTGCTGCCGATGGTAAGCGGCTACCAGTACGTCACCCCACGCTTCGTGCGCACCGGGGTGACCAACTTCTTCAACAACCTGGGCGACGTGCCGAACCTGTTCAACAGCGTGTTGCAGTTGAAGGCCAAGCGCTCGGCGGAGATCACCGCGCGGCTGATGTTCAACACCATCATCGGCGTGGGTGGGCTGTGGGACCCGGCGACCAAGATGGGCCTGCCGCGACAAAGTGAAGACTTTGGCCAGACCTTGGGCTTCTATGGCGTACCGGACGGGCCGTACCTGATGCTGCCGGTGCTGGGGCCGTCGAACCTGCGCGATACCACCGGGCTGGTGGTGGACTATGCAGGCGAACAGGCGATCAACTACCTGAACGTGGCCGAAGCCAGCAGCGACCACCCGGAAATCTCCGTGCTGCGCGTGGTGGACAAGCGCTACAGCACCAAATTCCGCTATGGCCAGCTCAACTCGCCGTTCGAGTACGAGAAGGTGCGGTATGTGTATACCCAGGCGCGCAAGTTGCAGATAGCCGAGTAG
- the minC gene encoding septum site-determining protein MinC, giving the protein MQTMSPNHTPDTASVFQLKGSMLAITVLELARNDLEALDRQLAAKVAQAPNFFSNTPLVLALDKLPADEGAIDLPGLMRICRHHGLRTLAIRANRIEDIAAAIAIDLPVLPPSGARERPLEPEPEVKKPEPAPVPPPILEPEVRPTRIITAPVRGGQQIYAQGGDLVVTASVSPGAELLADGNIHVYGAMRGRALAGIKGNTKARIFCQQMTAEMVSIAGQYKVCEDLRRDPLWGTGVQVSLSGDVLNITRL; this is encoded by the coding sequence ATGCAGACCATGAGCCCAAACCACACACCCGACACCGCCTCCGTGTTCCAGCTCAAGGGCAGCATGCTCGCCATTACAGTGCTGGAGCTGGCGCGCAATGACCTTGAAGCCCTCGACCGCCAACTGGCGGCCAAAGTCGCCCAGGCACCGAACTTCTTCAGCAACACGCCGCTGGTGCTGGCGCTGGACAAGCTGCCGGCCGACGAGGGGGCAATCGACCTGCCCGGCTTGATGCGGATCTGCCGCCACCACGGCCTGCGTACCCTGGCCATCCGTGCCAACCGCATCGAGGACATCGCCGCCGCCATTGCCATCGACCTGCCGGTGCTGCCGCCATCCGGCGCCCGCGAACGGCCGCTGGAGCCCGAACCCGAGGTGAAGAAGCCAGAGCCAGCCCCTGTCCCGCCACCAATCCTCGAACCCGAGGTGCGCCCGACCCGCATCATCACTGCGCCAGTACGTGGCGGCCAGCAGATCTACGCCCAGGGCGGCGACCTGGTGGTGACCGCTTCGGTCAGCCCGGGGGCGGAACTTCTGGCCGATGGCAACATCCATGTGTACGGCGCCATGCGCGGCCGCGCCCTGGCCGGCATCAAAGGCAATACCAAGGCACGTATCTTCTGTCAGCAGATGACCGCCGAAATGGTCTCCATCGCCGGCCAGTACAAGGTCTGCGAGGACCTGCGCCGCGACCCGCTGTGGGGCACAGGCGTGCAAGTCAGCCTGTCTGGCGACGTGTTGAACATCACCCGTCTTTAA
- a CDS encoding beta (1-6) glucans synthase — protein sequence MDRPMPSSTRLLLPLYLLACLLALLGLGGLWYGLGKPVQLPDAASPTHKLQCASYTPFDKDQSPYDRPLRLRPARMDADLALLAERFQCIRTYSQTGLEAIPALARKHGLKVMLGAWVNAHPADTEKEIELLIAAANANPDVVSAVIVGNETLLRKEVTGAHLATLIARVKSQVKVPVTYADVWEFWLQHPQVAPAVDFLTIHLLPYWEDDPRGIDEALAHVADVRRVFGTRFAPKDVLIGETGWPSEGRQRETAEPSRVNEARFIRGFVAMAESNGWHYNLIEAFDQPWKRANEGAVGGYWGLYDADRQDKGVLEGPVSNLPYWPQWLLASAVLMVLMLMLAGRPATPAAAMLLPLLAAFGAGCLGLWGELMRTHARFAGEWLWAVLLAGLNLLVLAHAVLALARRTGWRERLYAWLQARAGWLLLAAGFAAAVSMLAMVFDPRYRSFPSAALALPALVFALWPVPARRAEVALLAFIVGAGVAPQLFVEGLENQQAWGWAVVSVLMTAALWRSLRLRPA from the coding sequence ATGGACCGCCCGATGCCCAGTTCTACCCGCCTGCTGCTGCCGTTGTACCTGCTTGCCTGCCTGCTCGCCCTACTCGGGCTCGGAGGCCTCTGGTACGGGCTTGGCAAGCCGGTGCAACTGCCCGACGCGGCCAGCCCGACGCACAAGCTGCAATGCGCCTCGTACACCCCGTTCGACAAGGACCAGTCACCCTACGACCGGCCGTTGCGCCTGCGCCCGGCGCGCATGGATGCCGACCTGGCGTTGCTGGCCGAGCGTTTTCAGTGCATCCGTACCTATTCCCAGACCGGTCTTGAGGCAATCCCGGCGCTGGCACGCAAGCATGGCCTGAAGGTGATGCTGGGTGCCTGGGTCAACGCCCACCCGGCCGACACCGAGAAAGAAATCGAGCTGCTGATCGCCGCCGCCAATGCCAACCCCGACGTGGTCAGCGCGGTGATCGTCGGCAACGAGACGCTGCTGCGCAAGGAAGTGACCGGCGCGCACCTGGCCACGCTGATCGCCCGTGTGAAAAGCCAGGTCAAGGTGCCGGTGACCTACGCCGATGTGTGGGAGTTCTGGTTGCAGCACCCGCAGGTGGCGCCTGCGGTGGACTTCCTGACTATCCACCTGCTGCCTTACTGGGAAGACGACCCGCGTGGCATCGACGAAGCCCTGGCCCACGTTGCCGATGTACGCCGGGTGTTCGGCACACGCTTCGCGCCGAAGGACGTCCTGATCGGCGAAACCGGCTGGCCCAGCGAAGGCCGCCAGCGCGAAACCGCGGAGCCCAGCCGTGTCAACGAGGCGCGCTTCATTCGCGGGTTCGTGGCCATGGCCGAAAGCAACGGCTGGCACTACAACCTGATCGAGGCGTTCGACCAGCCATGGAAGCGCGCCAATGAGGGGGCGGTCGGCGGCTACTGGGGGCTTTACGATGCGGACCGGCAGGACAAAGGCGTACTCGAAGGGCCGGTGAGCAACCTGCCTTACTGGCCGCAGTGGTTGCTGGCCAGTGCCGTATTGATGGTACTGATGCTGATGCTTGCCGGGCGCCCGGCCACCCCGGCGGCGGCCATGCTGCTGCCGTTGCTGGCAGCTTTTGGGGCAGGCTGCCTGGGGCTTTGGGGCGAGCTGATGCGTACCCATGCGCGCTTTGCCGGGGAGTGGCTGTGGGCGGTGCTGCTGGCAGGGCTGAACCTGCTGGTGCTGGCCCATGCCGTGCTGGCCCTGGCGCGGCGCACGGGCTGGCGCGAGCGCCTGTACGCCTGGCTGCAGGCGCGGGCCGGCTGGCTGTTGCTGGCAGCGGGTTTTGCCGCGGCGGTGAGCATGCTGGCGATGGTGTTCGACCCACGCTATCGCAGCTTCCCCAGCGCAGCGTTGGCATTGCCGGCGCTGGTGTTTGCACTGTGGCCGGTGCCGGCGCGGCGGGCGGAGGTGGCGTTGCTGGCGTTCATCGTCGGTGCCGGTGTGGCGCCGCAGTTGTTTGTGGAAGGGTTGGAGAACCAACAGGCCTGGGGGTGGGCAGTGGTCAGTGTGCTGATGACCGCAGCCTTGTGGCGGAGCTTGCGCCTGCGCCCGGCCTGA
- a CDS encoding RluA family pseudouridine synthase, translated as MPLSNIQILHEDAAILVINKPTLLLSVPGRAEDNKDCLITRLQENGYPDALIVHRLDWETSGIILLARDADSHRELSRQFHDRETEKAYTALCWGQPALDSGSIDLPLRYDPPTKPRHVVDHEQGKHALTFWRIVERCGDYCRVELTPITGRSHQLRVHMLSIGHPLLGDRLYANPEALAAHERLCLHASMLSFTHPVSGERLKFECPAPF; from the coding sequence ATGCCGCTGTCCAACATCCAGATCCTGCACGAAGACGCCGCCATCCTGGTGATCAACAAACCGACCCTGCTGCTGTCGGTACCCGGCCGCGCCGAGGACAACAAGGACTGCCTGATCACTCGCCTGCAGGAAAACGGCTACCCCGACGCGCTGATCGTGCACCGCCTGGACTGGGAAACTTCCGGCATCATCCTGCTGGCCCGGGATGCCGACAGCCACCGTGAGCTGTCGCGCCAGTTCCACGACCGCGAAACCGAAAAGGCCTACACCGCGCTGTGCTGGGGCCAGCCGGCGCTGGACAGCGGCAGCATCGACCTGCCGTTGCGCTATGACCCGCCGACCAAGCCACGGCATGTGGTGGACCACGAACAGGGCAAGCATGCGCTGACCTTCTGGCGCATCGTCGAGCGCTGCGGTGATTACTGCCGGGTAGAGCTGACACCGATTACCGGGCGTTCGCACCAGTTGCGCGTGCACATGCTGTCGATCGGGCACCCGCTGCTGGGCGACCGGCTGTATGCCAACCCCGAGGCACTGGCTGCCCACGAGCGGCTGTGCCTGCATGCCTCGATGCTGAGCTTTACCCACCCGGTGTCCGGGGAGCGGTTGAAGTTCGAGTGCCCTGCGCCCTTCTGA
- a CDS encoding patatin-like phospholipase family protein, which produces MAPPPVTGLILSGGGARAAYQVGVLAGIAELLPAGAHNPFPVIVGTSAGAINAVTLASGATHFSDAVQRLTAFWQNFRSHLVIRSDWPGVVRQASRFVAHNLLGVGGPAPVALLDSSPLRGLLQAHLNLDGIAHSLAAEQLRAVAVTAFGYESGQAVTFYQGRGTIEAWLRHRRIGMPTPLTIDHLLASAAIPLLFAPVRLGDEYFGDGAVRQSAPISPALHLGASRVLVVGVSGNPQRPAPPLPTQRVFSGQQPSLAQIGGHMLNSTFIDSLEDDIELLQRLNHLSHLLPAHLDARRLGLAPIDVLVVAPSQPLDEIAARHRRELPAALRMFLRGPGATRTSGAGVLSYLLFEASYCSELIELGRKDALAKKRELCQFLGI; this is translated from the coding sequence ATGGCCCCACCCCCGGTAACCGGTCTTATCCTTTCTGGCGGCGGCGCCCGCGCTGCCTACCAGGTCGGCGTGCTGGCCGGCATCGCCGAACTGCTGCCCGCTGGCGCGCACAACCCGTTCCCGGTCATCGTCGGCACCTCCGCCGGCGCCATCAACGCCGTCACCCTGGCCAGCGGCGCCACCCATTTCAGCGACGCTGTACAACGGCTCACCGCCTTCTGGCAGAACTTCCGCAGCCACCTGGTCATCCGCAGCGACTGGCCCGGTGTGGTCCGCCAGGCCAGCCGCTTCGTCGCCCACAACCTGCTGGGCGTGGGCGGCCCGGCGCCAGTGGCGCTACTGGACAGCAGCCCATTGCGTGGGTTGCTGCAGGCGCACCTGAACCTGGACGGTATCGCCCACTCCCTGGCCGCCGAGCAACTGCGCGCCGTCGCGGTGACCGCCTTTGGCTACGAGTCCGGCCAGGCGGTGACCTTCTACCAGGGCCGCGGCACCATCGAAGCCTGGTTGCGCCACCGCCGCATCGGCATGCCCACGCCGTTGACCATCGACCACCTGCTGGCCAGCGCGGCCATCCCGCTACTGTTCGCCCCGGTGCGGCTGGGCGACGAATATTTCGGTGATGGCGCGGTACGCCAGTCGGCACCGATCAGCCCGGCCCTGCACCTGGGCGCCAGCCGGGTACTGGTAGTCGGGGTCAGCGGCAACCCGCAGCGGCCGGCGCCACCATTGCCGACCCAGCGGGTGTTCAGCGGCCAGCAGCCGAGCCTGGCGCAGATCGGCGGGCACATGCTCAACAGCACGTTCATTGACAGCCTGGAAGACGACATCGAGCTGCTGCAGCGCCTCAACCACCTGAGCCACCTGTTGCCGGCGCACCTTGACGCCCGGCGCCTGGGCCTGGCGCCAATCGACGTGCTGGTGGTGGCGCCCAGTCAGCCGCTGGACGAAATTGCCGCGCGGCATCGGCGCGAGTTGCCGGCGGCCTTGCGCATGTTCCTGCGTGGGCCGGGGGCGACACGTACCAGCGGGGCGGGGGTGTTGAGCTATTTGCTGTTCGAGGCCAGTTACTGCAGCGAGCTGATAGAGCTGGGGCGAAAGGATGCCTTGGCCAAGAAGCGGGAGCTTTGCCAGTTCCTGGGGATTTGA
- the minD gene encoding septum site-determining protein MinD: MAKIIVVTSGKGGVGKTTTSAAIGTGLALRGHKTVIVDFDVGLRNLDLIMGCERRVVYDFVNVVNGEANLQQALIKDKRLENLYVLAASQTRDKDALTQEGVEKVLMELKKDFDFVICDSPAGIEKGAHLAMYFADEAVVVTNPEVSSVRDSDRMLGILSSKSRRSENGEEPIKEHLLITRYHPERVEKGEMLSIADVEEILAIKLKGVIPESQAVLKASNQGIPVILDDQSDAGQAYSDTVDRLLGKEKPLRFIEVPKQGFFARLFGGK; the protein is encoded by the coding sequence TTGGCCAAGATTATCGTGGTTACTTCCGGCAAGGGGGGTGTGGGCAAGACCACCACCAGCGCCGCCATTGGTACCGGCCTCGCACTGCGTGGCCACAAGACCGTCATCGTCGACTTCGACGTGGGCCTGCGTAACCTCGACCTGATCATGGGCTGCGAACGCCGCGTGGTGTACGACTTCGTCAACGTGGTCAACGGCGAAGCCAACCTGCAACAGGCCCTGATCAAGGACAAGCGCCTCGAGAACCTGTACGTGCTGGCCGCCAGCCAGACCCGTGACAAGGACGCGCTGACCCAGGAAGGCGTGGAAAAGGTCCTGATGGAGCTGAAGAAAGACTTCGACTTCGTCATCTGCGACTCGCCGGCCGGTATCGAGAAAGGCGCACACCTGGCCATGTACTTTGCCGACGAAGCCGTCGTGGTCACCAACCCCGAGGTGTCCTCGGTACGTGACTCCGACCGCATGCTGGGCATCCTGTCGAGCAAGTCGCGCCGCTCCGAGAACGGCGAAGAGCCGATCAAGGAACACCTGCTGATCACCCGCTACCACCCGGAGCGCGTGGAAAAGGGCGAAATGCTGAGCATTGCCGACGTCGAAGAGATCCTGGCGATCAAGCTCAAGGGTGTGATCCCCGAGAGCCAGGCAGTGCTCAAGGCTTCCAACCAGGGTATCCCGGTCATCCTCGACGACCAGAGCGATGCCGGCCAGGCCTATAGCGATACCGTCGACCGTCTGCTGGGCAAAGAAAAGCCCCTGCGGTTCATCGAAGTGCCGAAGCAAGGATTCTTCGCGCGCCTGTTTGGAGGCAAGTAA
- a CDS encoding M18 family aminopeptidase: MRDVLNSGLIDFLKASPTPFHATASLAQRLEAAGYQRLDERDSWATVPGGRYYVTRNDSSIIAIKLGKQAPLLNGIRMVGAHTDSPCLRVKPQPELQRQGFLQLGVEVYGGALLAPWFDRDLSLAGRVTYRRDGKVESQLIDFKLPIAVIPNLAIHLNRTANEGWAINPQNELPPILAQVAGDERIDFRALLTEQLAREHELIADVVLDYELSFYDTQDAALVGLNGDFIAGARLDNLLSCYAGLQALLAGDSDETCVLVCNDHEEVGSCSACGADGPMLEQTLQRLLPDGDAYVRTIQRSLMVSADNAHGVHPNYADKHDGNHGPKLNAGPVIKVNNNQRYATNSETAGFFRHLCMAEEVPVQSFVVRSDMGCGSTIGPIAASHLGARTVDIGLPTFAMHSIRELCGSHDLAHLVKVLSAFYRCRELP, translated from the coding sequence ATGCGCGACGTACTGAATTCTGGCCTTATCGACTTCCTCAAGGCCTCCCCCACGCCCTTCCACGCCACCGCCAGCCTGGCCCAGCGCCTGGAAGCTGCCGGCTACCAGCGCCTGGACGAGCGCGACAGCTGGGCCACAGTGCCTGGCGGCCGCTACTACGTCACCCGTAACGACTCGTCGATCATCGCCATCAAGCTGGGCAAGCAGGCACCGTTGCTGAACGGTATCCGCATGGTCGGCGCCCACACCGACAGCCCGTGCCTGCGGGTCAAGCCGCAGCCCGAGCTGCAGCGCCAGGGCTTCCTGCAACTGGGCGTCGAAGTGTATGGCGGCGCCCTGCTGGCGCCATGGTTCGACCGCGACCTGTCGCTGGCCGGCCGGGTCACCTACCGCCGTGACGGCAAGGTCGAAAGCCAGCTGATCGACTTCAAGCTGCCGATCGCGGTCATCCCCAACCTGGCAATCCATCTCAACCGCACCGCCAACGAAGGCTGGGCGATCAACCCGCAGAACGAGCTGCCGCCGATCCTGGCCCAGGTGGCGGGTGACGAACGCATCGACTTCCGCGCCCTGCTCACCGAGCAACTGGCTCGCGAGCACGAACTGATCGCCGATGTGGTGCTGGATTACGAGCTGAGCTTCTACGACACCCAGGACGCCGCGCTGGTCGGCCTGAACGGCGACTTCATCGCCGGTGCGCGCCTGGACAACCTGTTGTCGTGCTACGCCGGCCTGCAGGCCCTGCTGGCCGGCGACAGCGACGAAACCTGCGTACTGGTGTGCAACGACCATGAAGAAGTCGGCAGCTGCTCGGCCTGTGGCGCCGACGGGCCGATGCTGGAGCAGACCCTGCAGCGCCTGCTGCCGGATGGCGACGCCTACGTGCGCACCATCCAGCGCTCGCTGATGGTGTCGGCCGACAACGCCCACGGCGTGCACCCCAACTACGCCGACAAGCACGACGGCAACCATGGGCCCAAGCTCAACGCCGGGCCGGTAATCAAGGTGAACAACAACCAGCGCTACGCTACCAACAGCGAAACCGCCGGGTTCTTCCGCCACCTGTGCATGGCCGAGGAAGTGCCGGTGCAGAGCTTCGTGGTACGCAGCGACATGGGCTGTGGTTCGACCATCGGGCCGATTGCCGCCAGCCACCTGGGCGCGCGTACGGTGGATATCGGCTTGCCGACCTTTGCCATGCATTCGATTCGCGAGCTGTGCGGCAGCCATGACCTGGCGCACCTGGTGAAGGTGCTGAGTGCCTTCTACCGTTGCCGCGAGTTGCCCTGA
- a CDS encoding serine/threonine protein kinase, with amino-acid sequence MLRSLRLAALLGGLLMAVAASARDIDAASYGYPLTNPFEATIATTPPDQRPTLPGDDEISQSDYSLNLRPDREFTLPDNFWAVKKLKYRLARQDHEAPLIFIIAGTGAPYTSSINEYLKKLFYQAGFHVVQLSSPTSFDFMSAASRFATPGVSQEDAEDMYRVMQAVRAQHPRLPISEFYLTGYSLGALDAAFVSHLDETRRSFNFKRVLLLNPPVNLYTSINNLDKLVQTQVKGIDRSTTFYELMLAKLTRYFQEKGYIDLNEALLYDFQQSRQHLSNEQMAMLIGTSFRFSAADIAFTSDLINRRGLIIPPKFPITEGSSLTPFFKRALQCDFDCYMTEQVIPMWRARTDGNSILQLVNQVSLYALEDYLSSSDKIAVMHNADDVILGPGDIGFLRKVFGERLTLYPHGGHCGNLNYRVNSDAMLEFFRG; translated from the coding sequence ATGCTTCGATCTTTGCGCCTCGCTGCCTTGCTCGGCGGCCTGCTCATGGCTGTGGCCGCTTCGGCGCGGGATATCGACGCCGCAAGCTATGGCTACCCCTTGACCAACCCGTTCGAGGCAACCATCGCCACCACGCCGCCGGACCAGCGCCCCACCCTGCCCGGCGACGACGAAATCAGCCAGTCCGACTACAGCCTCAACCTGCGCCCGGACCGTGAGTTCACCCTGCCCGACAACTTCTGGGCAGTGAAGAAGCTCAAGTACCGCCTGGCCCGCCAGGACCACGAGGCGCCGCTGATCTTCATCATCGCCGGCACCGGTGCGCCCTACACCAGCAGCATCAACGAATACCTGAAAAAGCTGTTCTACCAGGCCGGCTTCCACGTGGTGCAGCTTTCCTCGCCCACCAGCTTTGACTTCATGAGCGCCGCCTCGCGCTTCGCCACCCCAGGCGTCAGCCAGGAGGATGCCGAAGACATGTACCGGGTGATGCAGGCCGTGCGCGCCCAGCACCCGCGCCTGCCGATCAGCGAGTTCTACCTCACCGGCTACAGCCTGGGCGCACTCGACGCTGCCTTTGTCAGCCACCTGGACGAAACCCGCCGCAGCTTCAACTTCAAGCGCGTGCTGCTGCTGAACCCGCCGGTCAATCTGTACACCTCGATCAACAACCTGGACAAGCTGGTGCAGACCCAGGTCAAGGGCATCGACCGCAGCACCACCTTCTACGAGCTGATGCTGGCCAAGCTGACCCGCTACTTCCAGGAAAAGGGCTACATCGACCTCAATGAAGCCCTGCTGTACGACTTCCAGCAGTCGCGCCAGCACCTGTCCAACGAGCAGATGGCCATGCTGATCGGCACCTCGTTCCGCTTCTCGGCGGCCGACATTGCCTTCACCTCCGACCTGATCAACCGCCGCGGCCTGATCATTCCGCCGAAGTTCCCGATCACCGAGGGCAGCAGCCTCACGCCGTTCTTCAAGCGTGCCCTGCAGTGCGACTTCGACTGCTACATGACCGAGCAGGTCATCCCCATGTGGCGCGCCCGCACCGACGGCAACAGCATCCTGCAACTGGTCAACCAGGTCAGCCTGTATGCGCTGGAAGACTACCTGAGCAGCAGCGACAAGATCGCCGTGATGCACAACGCCGACGACGTCATCCTCGGCCCTGGCGACATCGGCTTCCTGCGCAAGGTGTTCGGTGAGCGCCTGACCCTTTACCCCCATGGCGGCCATTGCGGCAACCTAAATTACCGCGTCAACAGTGACGCCATGCTGGAGTTCTTCCGTGGTTAA
- a CDS encoding lipid A biosynthesis lauroyl acyltransferase yields the protein MERPRFRPYFLHPRFWGLWLGLGLLWLVVQLPYRVLLKVGAVLGAVMYRFAGERRRIAARNLELCFPELSVDERQRLLKANFASTGIAFFEMAMSWWWPKARLARLAHVEGLEHLQAAQQAGQGAILMAVHFTTLEIGAALLGQHHTIDGMYREHGNPLFDFIQRSGRERHNLDSLAVEREDVRGMLKLLRSGRAIWYAPDQDYGAKQSLFVPLFGIPAATVTATTKFARLGKAQVIPFTQKRLEDGSGYRLVIHPPLADFPGESEEADCLRINQWVESVLRECPEQYLWAHRRFKSRPEGEPRLYDKKKR from the coding sequence ATGGAACGCCCGCGTTTTCGTCCCTATTTCCTTCACCCACGTTTCTGGGGTCTGTGGCTGGGCCTGGGCCTGCTGTGGCTGGTGGTCCAGTTGCCGTACCGGGTACTGTTGAAAGTCGGTGCCGTGCTGGGAGCGGTGATGTACCGCTTTGCCGGTGAGCGGCGGCGCATTGCCGCGCGCAACCTGGAGCTGTGCTTCCCGGAGCTGTCGGTCGACGAACGGCAGCGCCTGCTCAAGGCCAACTTCGCCTCCACCGGTATCGCCTTCTTCGAAATGGCCATGAGCTGGTGGTGGCCCAAGGCCCGGTTGGCGCGCCTGGCCCATGTCGAGGGGCTGGAGCACCTGCAGGCCGCCCAGCAGGCGGGGCAGGGGGCCATTCTGATGGCGGTGCACTTCACCACCCTGGAGATCGGCGCCGCACTGCTGGGCCAGCATCACACCATCGATGGCATGTACCGCGAGCACGGCAACCCGCTGTTCGACTTCATCCAGCGCAGCGGCCGCGAGCGGCATAACCTCGACTCGCTGGCGGTGGAGCGCGAGGACGTGCGCGGCATGCTCAAACTGCTGCGTTCGGGCCGGGCGATCTGGTACGCACCGGATCAGGACTACGGCGCCAAGCAGAGCCTGTTCGTGCCACTGTTCGGCATCCCGGCGGCGACGGTGACCGCCACCACCAAGTTTGCCCGGTTGGGCAAGGCGCAGGTGATTCCGTTCACCCAGAAGCGCCTGGAGGATGGCAGCGGCTATCGCCTGGTGATCCACCCGCCGCTGGCGGATTTCCCCGGGGAGAGCGAAGAGGCTGACTGCCTGCGCATCAACCAGTGGGTGGAAAGCGTGTTGCGCGAATGCCCCGAGCAGTACCTGTGGGCGCACCGCCGGTTCAAGTCGCGGCCCGAAGGGGAGCCGCGGCTGTATGACAAGAAGAAGCGCTGA